In Geotrypetes seraphini chromosome 4, aGeoSer1.1, whole genome shotgun sequence, a single window of DNA contains:
- the B3GNT9 gene encoding UDP-GlcNAc:betaGal beta-1,3-N-acetylglucosaminyltransferase 9 isoform X1 gives MRVHLKEDAICTFLLLLTFCTILYVQLCQTSPRGTKEKNHTRPPIMSRDLPRRHPQIRLITHPNPRHISGIKRAKPVYKELKRSTIAPAVTYSSFDFQQYLKNKDERNYNVLINQPQKCIKTQRDPFLLIAIKSIVEDFDRREIVRKTWGREGSINGLCIRRVFLLGVPKNKTTVAMWETLVQHESQTYKDILLWDFVDTFFNLTLKEIHFLNWAAEFCSNVNFIFKGDNDVFVNMENIVDFLEVRSPTEDLFVGDIINHAKPIRLRKSKYFIPEIMYGLGMYPPYAGGGGFLMSGITMTKLSQACKEVELFPIDDVFLGMCLQRINLKPVSHDGFKTFGIVKPSAAPHLPTFDPCFYKDLMVVHSLKVSEIWLMWNLLHNQNFSCTKKKSAKKPFYWERKKMVTGTITI, from the coding sequence ATGAGAGTTCACCTGAAAGAGGATGCAATTTGCACTTTTCTCCTGTTACTAACTTTTTGCACTATACTGTACGTCCAGCTTTGTCAAACATCTCCAAGAGGAACTAAGGAGAAAAACCACACAAGACCTCCAATAATGTCAAGGGATCTGCCAAGACGACATCCCCAAATCAGATTGATAACACATCCCAACCCTAGACATATTTCTGGCATTAAACGAGCAAAACCAGTGTACAAGGAACTTAAACGCTCTACCATAGCACCAGCAGTGACCTACTCTTCTTTTGATTTTCAGCAGTATCTGAAGAATAAGGATGAGAGAAACTATAATGTTCTCATTAACCAACCCCAAAAATGCATAAAAACCCAAAGAGACCCTTTTCTGCTGATTGCTATAAAATCTATTGTAGAAGACTTTGACAGGCGTGAAATTGTACGCAAaacatggggaagggaaggttcAATTAATGGTTTGTGCATTAGAAGAGTTTTCCTGCTTGGTGTCCCAAAGAATAAGACAACAGTAGCTATGTGGGAGACCCTTGTGCAACATGAAAGTCAGACATACAAAGATATTTTATTGTGGGACTTTGTGGACACCTTTTTTAATTTGACATTGAAGGAGATACATTTTCTGAACTGGGCTGCTGAGTTTTGTTCAAATGTGAACTTCATTTTTAAAGGAGATAATGATGTTTTTGTCAACATGGAGAACATTGTGGATTTTCTAGAGGTCCGTAGTCCTACAGAGGACTTGTTTGTCGGTGATATTATTAACCATGCAAAGCCCATCAGACTAAGGAAGAGTAAATATTTCATTCCTGAAATAATGTATGGACTAGGGATGTATCCACCTTATGCAGGAGGTGGAGGATTTTTAATGTCTGGGATTACAATGACAAAACTCTCTCAGGCATGTAAAGAAGTAGAACTCTTTCCCATTGATGATGTGTTTTTAGGTATGTGCTTGCAAAGGATCAATCTTAAACCTGTCTCACATGATGGATTTAAAACTTTTGGAATAGTGAAACCCTCAGCTGCACCCCACCTGCCAACATTTGACCCATGCTTTTACAAAGACCTAATGGTAGTTCATAGTTTAAAAGTATCTGAAATCTGGTTAATGTGGAACCTTCTTCACAACCAGAATTTTTCATGTACTAAAAAAAAGAGTGCAAAGAAACCATTTTATTGGGAAAGGAAAAAGATGGTGACAGGAACAATAACAATttaa